The genomic interval GCAAATCTGCCGAACCAGACTTTGAAGTAATCGCCCTGTTGCCGTGTTTGATAATCTTTACTCCAGCAGCTGCGAGAAGCAATGCACTTGTGGTAGATACATTAAAGGTTTTATGAGGAGAGCCTCCTGTGCCTACCATATCAAGACGCACCTCATTGCTTAGTGGTAAAGGAAAGGCAATGGCTTTTTTCTTCAATACACTTGCAAATCCCGCTAACTCCTCCGCATTCACGCCTTTAATCTCAAGGCTTGTCAAAATACTGCCAATTTGCGCATCACTCATATTGCCTTCTGTAATTTCGTCCATTACATCATAGGCTTGTTTAAAGCTAAGATTTTCACCCTTTAGAGTGCTTTTGAGATATTGCTTGATAGGAATAATCTCACGCGTATAGTGCAAGAAATTTAAAAGCATTTTCTCACCCTCTGTTGTGCCAATAGATTCAGGGTGGAATTGCACGCCCACAAGATGATGAATCTTATGTTCAATCGCCATAATTTCTCCATCTTCACTCCACGCACTCACTTCAAAGCAATCAGGTAACTCATTTGCCTTGCCTACAAGTGAATGATAACGCACAATAGGTGTAAGCGGTGTGATATGCCTAAAAAGCCCTTTTTGGTTATGATGAAGAGGCTCAACTTTGCCGTGTGCAATATTTTTGGCATTGACAATATCCATACCAAAAGCTGCCATAATCGCTTGATGTCCTAGACAAATTCCTAAAATGGGATACACACCTTGAAACTCCTGCACGATTTGGATAGAAATCCCTGCTTCTTTTGGTGTTTTTGGACCAGGACCAATAATGATATATTGAGGATTTAGCTCTCTTATCTCTTCGATACTTATCTTATCACTGCGCACTACCTTTATAGGAAAGCCAAAGCGATAAAATGCTTGATAAATATTATAAGTAAAAGAATCATAATTATCAATGAGCAAAATCATCATTTATTCCTTGTCTATATTAAACATATCAAGCTGTGAGCGGACTTTATTTTGTGTCTCCATATACTCTGCACTTGGAATAGAATCTTGCACCACACCCGCACCAGAGCGCATATAATACATACCATTTTGATACACCGCTGTGCGAATAGCAATAGCAAAATCCATATCTTCATCATAAGTGAAATACCCTATCGCACCGCCATACACACCTCGTGCGTGAGATTCTAAAGATTCTATGGTTTTGATTGCCTCAATTTTTGGCGCACCACTTAATGTGCCTGCAGGAAAAACAGATTTAAACGCATCAGCTTTGCTAAAATGCTTAGAATCTAGCTCTCCTTGCACTTCGGATACAATGTGCATAACACGCGAATATCGCTCAATTTTATTACGCGCTATTACTTTTACACCTCCACCTACACTTACTTTACCCGCATCATTACGAGCTAAATCAAGTAACATTAGATGTTCTGCATTTTCTTTTTCATCATTTAAAAGCTCTGTTTCAAGCTCCAAATCTTGCGCCACACTCTCACCTCTAGGACGTGTGCCTGCAATTGGACGAAGTGTAAAAAATGATTGTCCTTGCTTGCTTTTAAGCCTTAGCATAATCTCCGGACTCGCTCCAAGTATCACAAAATCATCAAAATTATAATAAAACATATAAGGACTAGGGTTTTGATGGCGTAAATTCCGATAAGCTTGAAGCGGAGAAAGTGAAGAGCGAATCTGCATATATTGACTTGGCACACATTGGAGTAAATTTCCCGCATAAATTGCCTTTTTGATTGCCTCCACCATAGATTCATATTCTTGCTGCGAAGTAGCACTCACACACTCAAAATCTGATTTTTGCATAGAATCTAATCCATTTTGTGGCACTAAAGTGGCAAGACTATGTGCAATATGCTCTATTCGCTGCTTAGTTGAGTGCTCTTCTCTCTCGTGTGCATAGCCCACACTCACAATATGCAATCTATCAAAAAGATGGTCAAAAATTAAAAAATCTCGTCCAAAGATAAATGCACATTCAGGCGCATTATAGAGGGAGGGATTCTTAAATGTTACCTCTTCAATCTCTGCAAAAAATTCATAACCGATATATCCTGCTCCGCCAAGAGGCAAAGGCAAATGAGCAGGAATACTATCAGTAGGATTTGGTGCAAGAGTGCGCACAAGAGCGAGAGATTCTAAAAAACCAGCTTTATGTGTGGGAGGTAGAG from Helicobacter hepaticus ATCC 51449 carries:
- a CDS encoding bifunctional anthranilate synthase component II/anthranilate phosphoribosyltransferase; its protein translation is MILLIDNYDSFTYNIYQAFYRFGFPIKVVRSDKISIEEIRELNPQYIIIGPGPKTPKEAGISIQIVQEFQGVYPILGICLGHQAIMAAFGMDIVNAKNIAHGKVEPLHHNQKGLFRHITPLTPIVRYHSLVGKANELPDCFEVSAWSEDGEIMAIEHKIHHLVGVQFHPESIGTTEGEKMLLNFLHYTREIIPIKQYLKSTLKGENLSFKQAYDVMDEITEGNMSDAQIGSILTSLEIKGVNAEELAGFASVLKKKAIAFPLPLSNEVRLDMVGTGGSPHKTFNVSTTSALLLAAAGVKIIKHGNRAITSKSGSADLLSALGVNINMEVQTCIDVYKNIGITFLFAQKFHAAMRFAAPARATLGFKTAFNLIGPLANPANVTHQFIGVFDKAYTEIMARALDILGIKRAMVVSGFDYYDEISLCAPTQITELNNGVIKSYVFNPSEIGLDFVPYTELCGGDVQENKRISLDIFSASPQSLRSPKTQLVALNTGAALYLADKAQSIKEGYFLARDIIESKRVFAILEEFVRLSNQ
- a CDS encoding anthranilate synthase component I, giving the protein MFDFSNSRIASIAHKEILCDNLTPLAVLGSLNAKVLLESAYNETGKDRFSIVILNEAFRIYKECGAHFLYTQGQKIPLYEALADYTPLDSISLPPTHKAGFLESLALVRTLAPNPTDSIPAHLPLPLGGAGYIGYEFFAEIEEVTFKNPSLYNAPECAFIFGRDFLIFDHLFDRLHIVSVGYAHEREEHSTKQRIEHIAHSLATLVPQNGLDSMQKSDFECVSATSQQEYESMVEAIKKAIYAGNLLQCVPSQYMQIRSSLSPLQAYRNLRHQNPSPYMFYYNFDDFVILGASPEIMLRLKSKQGQSFFTLRPIAGTRPRGESVAQDLELETELLNDEKENAEHLMLLDLARNDAGKVSVGGGVKVIARNKIERYSRVMHIVSEVQGELDSKHFSKADAFKSVFPAGTLSGAPKIEAIKTIESLESHARGVYGGAIGYFTYDEDMDFAIAIRTAVYQNGMYYMRSGAGVVQDSIPSAEYMETQNKVRSQLDMFNIDKE